From one Scyliorhinus torazame isolate Kashiwa2021f chromosome 25, sScyTor2.1, whole genome shotgun sequence genomic stretch:
- the LOC140402246 gene encoding olfactomedin-like — protein sequence MLLFGKLEAFDVGLEVWAQYTERMRYIFQANSISGEDRWKNGNHVNESIDSDGVCVCSVVLPNNSFPAEKVEYLETTYQALSINVQHELSKVQEYTRTLSVHTAKLQNLTQRVESMENGDFFTQLEFDLLKLEIRELLSLTGQLKISLNGSNSMIAQLYSEILNMSQAVDQLESLDKHNVLAVRREIATLRKRLQDCEKHQHSQTPAAVDFGSCDYNGLLNVSNPVVIQLNWRGFSYKSGGWGRGSAPNSSEGEVYWVAPLNTDWRTFDSFRLHYSHDDLLLSNNPTAKSFPYSYYSSYYAYRGQGSGMVLYNNSLHYNCYNSRYMCRFNIDTNSKERQFLTGAAYNNRFSYAGVTYQDMDFAVDESGLWVICSFEANVGYAAISKINVTTFTVERTWVTRLFKPSVTNAFMICGVLYAIRPVDLRFEEIVYMFDTRNGEEGVVPIKMDKVLEKLQNVNSNPSDHKLYVYNHGYQLTYDVMFKPE from the exons ATGCTGCTCTTTGGAAAGTTAGAGGCCTTCGATGTGGGCTTGGAGGTTTGGGCCCAATATACGGAGCGGATGCGGTACATCTTCCAGGCTaacagcatcagtggagaggacCGATGGAAG AATGGTAACCATGTCAATGAGTCAATTGACAGCGATGGAGTCTGTGTTTGCTCCGTGGTTTTGCCGAATAACTCATTCCCGGCGGAAAAGGTGGAATATTTGGAAACAACATACCAAGCGCTCAGTATCAACGTACAACATGAACTCAGCAAG GTGCAGGAATATACGAGGACTCTCTCTGTCCACACGGCCAAGCTGCAGAATCTGACACAACGTGTGGAGAGCATGGAGAACGGAGACTTCTTCACCCAACTCGAATTCGATCTGCTGAAACTGGAGATCCGAGAGCTGTTGTCACTCACCGGTCAGCTGAAGATCTCCCTCAATGGCAGCAACAGTATGATCGCCCAGCTTTACAGTGAG ATTCTGAACATGTCCCAAGCTGTCGACCAGCTGGAGTCGCTCGATAAGCACAACGTGCTGGCAGTCCGCAGAGAGATTGCGACACTAAGGAAACGCCTACAGGACTGTGAGAAACATCAGCATTCACAAACCCCTGCCGCCGTTGACTTCG GGAGCTGTGATTATAACGGCCTTCTTAATGTATCCAACCCCGTGGTGATACAGCTGAACTGGAGAGGATTTAGTTATAAATCTGGAGGATGGGGCAGAGGTTCAGCTCCAAACTCCAGTGAAGGCGAAGTGTACTGGGTGGCCCCACTGAATACCGACTGGCGAACATTTGACTCATTCAGACTACATTATTCACACGATGATTTACTGCTCTCTAACAATCCAACAGCCAAATCATTTCCATATTCTTATTATTCTTCTTACTATGCATACAGAGGACAGGGAAGTGGAATGGTTTTGTACAACAACTCCTTGCATTACAACTGTTACAATTCTCGGTACATGTGCAGGTTTAACATAGACACCAACAGTAAAGAGAGACAGTTTCTTACAGGTGCAGCTTACAACAACAGGTTTTCCTATGCAGGTGTCACGTACCAAGACATGGACTTTGCTGTCGATGAGTCCGGCCTATGGGTCATTTGCAGTTTTGAAGCCAATGTTGGATATGCTGCGATCAGTAAAATCAATGTGACCACCTTCACGGTGGAAAGGACATGGGTGACCAGGCTGTTCAAACCTAGTGTGACCAATGCCTTTATGATCTGTGGGGTGCTGTATGCAATACGGCCAGTGGACCTACGGTTCGAGGAAATTGTCTACATGTTTGACACCAGAAATGGTGAAGAGGGTGTGGTTCCTATAAAGATGGATAAAGTCTTGGAGAAACTGCAAAATGTTAACTCCAATCCATCTGATCACAAACTCTACGTGTACAATCATGGCTACCAGTTGACATACGATGTGATGTTTAAACCTGAGTAA